In Corynebacterium nuruki S6-4, the following proteins share a genomic window:
- the modA gene encoding molybdate ABC transporter substrate-binding protein, translating into MTTTARSLGSARGRYASLLAILAALVLLLATACSSDGDSSDNPENTVKVYAAASLKNVGDELAQAFADDGHDGVTVEYNYAGSSKLVQQIDQGGDADLFISADEENMDKAQDLKEFKFKDSEPVTIATNQLVLATAEGNPADLESVDDLKDKQDARIAVCADGVPCGTIAHKVLDTAGITLKNPTEEANVADVTTKISTGAVDAGFIYSTDAKAGKLNAIPVQGAEPNRYPAAVTTAGANKDNATAFLKFLQSDKAQQILASYGFGAA; encoded by the coding sequence ATGACCACCACCGCCCGATCCCTGGGCTCCGCACGGGGCCGTTACGCCAGCCTGCTCGCGATTCTCGCGGCCCTCGTGCTGCTGCTCGCCACCGCCTGCTCCAGTGACGGTGACAGCTCCGACAATCCGGAGAACACCGTCAAGGTCTACGCGGCGGCGTCCCTCAAGAACGTCGGCGACGAGCTCGCGCAGGCCTTCGCCGATGACGGGCATGACGGTGTGACGGTCGAGTACAACTACGCCGGCTCCTCCAAGCTCGTCCAGCAGATCGACCAGGGCGGGGACGCCGACCTGTTCATCAGCGCCGACGAGGAGAACATGGACAAGGCGCAGGACCTCAAGGAGTTCAAGTTCAAGGACTCGGAGCCGGTGACCATCGCCACCAACCAGCTCGTCCTCGCCACCGCCGAGGGCAACCCGGCGGACCTGGAGAGCGTCGACGACCTCAAGGACAAGCAGGACGCCCGCATCGCCGTCTGCGCCGACGGCGTGCCCTGCGGCACCATCGCCCACAAGGTCCTGGACACCGCGGGCATCACGCTGAAGAACCCGACCGAGGAAGCCAACGTCGCCGACGTCACCACCAAGATCAGCACCGGTGCCGTCGACGCCGGCTTCATCTACTCGACCGACGCCAAGGCCGGCAAGCTCAACGCCATCCCGGTCCAGGGGGCTGAGCCCAACAGGTACCCGGCCGCCGTCACCACCGCCGGCGCGAACAAGGACAACGCCACCGCGTTCCTGAAGTTCCTGCAGTCCGACAAGGCGCAGCAGATCCTCGCCTCCTACGGCTTCGGCGCCGCGTAG